In Candidatus Latescibacter sp., one genomic interval encodes:
- a CDS encoding DnaA N-terminal domain-containing protein has product MADNFDSNVARRKPNIAERTRPIHPWDISPDSSQNLSKDTHAPFVLSEEALGPINTEASINTAVPDILPESSLPETVPVSSEPIYARKNDLSDAINIHSNFCKLDNDVTDYLFAKLSPSAQSVYLRLYRQSFGWNRNWAAESLPKLTKSCNLSLQTVRKAIRELEQLGCIRKEFSDYHKATVYRIYLPSEIGMGKYGKHKNTTKYNRRQNNNIPNNNIVDSDMLYREANEIDLNNKPPDAVHFDAFIYSHYFPEIHVANILETGGALPHNVSHYINDTNLSLAVETIDEFYESIGYSIVSRSQYRKSLLDYFDLVKSGFTQDDIRYAVRWTFKNSRSRPDSFSLIKHTMHLAMDDYIKELNPVTDSTFTAEKQEAVRRNLPRNNLSVSTFSAEDMQLWQKIAEDLKNSLNEQSFIAFIQPLVLVEAQSDKVVLKALPESSTWVQDHYLDIIRQAYREKSGREITVTII; this is encoded by the coding sequence ATGGCTGACAATTTCGATTCCAATGTGGCTCGCCGCAAACCCAATATAGCCGAGCGCACCCGTCCGATACATCCATGGGACATTTCTCCCGACTCATCCCAAAATCTGTCGAAAGACACTCATGCTCCATTTGTGCTATCAGAAGAAGCTTTGGGCCCTATCAACACTGAAGCCTCAATCAATACCGCTGTTCCTGATATATTACCGGAGTCTTCATTACCCGAAACTGTTCCAGTTAGTTCCGAGCCTATATATGCCCGTAAAAATGATCTTTCTGATGCAATTAACATACATTCCAATTTTTGCAAACTTGATAACGATGTAACAGATTATCTTTTTGCTAAACTCTCTCCATCAGCCCAATCAGTTTATTTACGCCTGTACCGTCAGTCTTTCGGCTGGAACCGTAACTGGGCGGCAGAGAGTCTCCCCAAACTGACAAAGTCATGCAATCTCTCCCTTCAGACAGTGAGGAAAGCCATACGGGAACTGGAGCAGCTGGGATGCATTCGGAAAGAATTCAGTGATTATCATAAGGCTACTGTATATCGTATATATTTGCCCTCCGAAATCGGAATGGGTAAATATGGAAAGCATAAAAATACCACAAAATATAATAGACGTCAAAATAATAACATACCAAATAATAATATTGTTGATTCGGATATGCTATATCGAGAAGCCAATGAAATAGATCTCAATAACAAACCTCCAGATGCCGTGCATTTCGACGCTTTCATTTACTCGCATTATTTCCCTGAAATTCATGTGGCAAACATTCTTGAAACCGGAGGCGCTCTTCCTCATAATGTTTCCCATTACATCAACGATACAAATCTTTCGCTGGCGGTTGAAACGATAGATGAATTCTATGAATCCATCGGATACAGCATCGTTTCGCGGTCTCAATACCGAAAATCGCTTCTCGATTACTTTGACCTTGTAAAATCCGGATTCACCCAGGATGACATTCGATATGCGGTAAGGTGGACCTTTAAAAATTCACGGTCCCGGCCGGATAGTTTTTCTCTGATAAAACATACCATGCATCTGGCCATGGATGATTACATAAAAGAACTGAATCCTGTTACAGATTCAACTTTTACAGCAGAAAAACAAGAAGCCGTGCGAAGAAATCTTCCGCGTAATAACCTTTCTGTATCAACATTCTCTGCCGAAGATATGCAGCTCTGGCAGAAAATTGCAGAAGATTTAAAAAACTCTCTCAACGAACAGTCTTTTATTGCCTTTATTCAGCCGCTTGTTCTTGTTGAAGCGCAGAGTGATAAAGTTGTATTAAAGGCTTTACCCGAATCTTCGACCTGGGTACAAGATCACTATCTGGATATTATCCGTCAGGCTTATCGTGAAAAAAGCGGAAGAGAAATCACGGTAACGATTATATAG